The Brassica oleracea var. oleracea cultivar TO1000 chromosome C6, BOL, whole genome shotgun sequence genome includes a region encoding these proteins:
- the LOC106297862 gene encoding glutathione S-transferase T3-like, whose product MDFNPFQDSAKFVELLSSQQKVVFGSQGSASRSSSQVPFFSQGTEEGRDLPAERKERRAWTPTDDIVLISSWLNTSKDPVVGNEQKSVAFWTRVATYFSASPKLAGSEKREGPQCKQRWHKLNEAVCKFCGAYEAATREKSSGMNENDIVKLAHEIFFNNYKKKFTLEHAWKELRHDQKWCEVAAAKNESTSKRRKFEDGSHSASSQVPENPAAVDGTSRPPGVKASKARGKNPQAEEKRLSDFQSLWSIKQNDLAMKERLSKLRILENLLAKDPPLADYEEVIMKKLINELM is encoded by the coding sequence ATGGATTTCAATCCATTCCAAGACTCTGCAAAATTTGTTGAACTACTAAGTAGTCAACAAAAGGTAGTCTTTGGGAGTCAAGGCAGTGCTTCTCGGTCATCATCGCAAGTTCCTTTCTTCAGTCAAGGTACAGAGGAAGGTCGCGATCTTCCAGCAGAGCGTAAGGAGCGAAGAGCGTGGACTCCAACAGATGATATAGTGCTTATTAGCTCGTGGTTGAACACGAGCAAGGATCCAGTTGTTGGGAATGAGCAGAAGTCAGTCGCTTTCTGGACAAGAGTTGCAACATACTTTTCAGCTTCTCCTAAGCTTGCTGGCAGTGAAAAAAGAGAGGGTCCTCAATGCAAGCAACGCTGGCACAAGCTGAATGAAGCAGTTTGCAAGTTTTGTGGGGCGTATGAAGCAGCCACAAGAGAGAAAAGCAGTGGTATGAACGAGAATGACATTGTAAAATTAGCTCACGAAATCTTTTTTAACAACTATAAAAAGAAGTTCACTCTAGAACACGCGTGGAAGGAGCTCCGCCATGACCAGAAGTGGTGTGAGGTCGCTGCAGCTAAAAATGAAAGCACCTCCAAAAGAAGGAAGTTCGAGGATGGAAGTCATTCAGCCAGCTCTCAAGTCCCTGAAAACCCTGCTGCTGTGGATGGAACATCTCGTCCCCCGGGTGTTAAGGCTTCAAAAGCTCGTGGGAAGAACCCACAGGCTGAGGAGAAACGGCTGTCTGACTTCCAGAGTTTGTGGAGCATCAAGCAGAATGACTTGGCAATGAAGGAAAGACTCTCCAAGCTGAGGATACTTGAGAATCTTCTTGCAAAAGACCCACCACTAGCTGATTATGAAGAAGTGATTATGAAAAAGCTGATAAATGAGTTGATGTAA
- the LOC106298292 gene encoding general transcription factor IIF subunit 2-like yields the protein MEDDGRDVHQLDLENADQVLWMMKSPVVVAKTWEKLAPPPSSSYSSYPSPGFTSLAKVVQSVDFPLTEPKFNMEMVGAEYGNMPKSYSLNMFKDFVPMNVLSVVGLEDQPAAEGTVEQKFDMKPQGEDIEDYARLCRERTSRSMVKNRQIQVIDNDRGVHMRPMPGMHGFGSSNSKEKRKALPVKQTDMKRTRRDRGELEGIMFNLFEGQPNWTLKQLVQKTDQPAQFLKEILNELCVYNKRGSNQGTYELKPEYKKAGEDDTTGGQ from the exons ATGGAAGACGATGGAAGAGACGTTCATCAACTCGATTTGGAAAACGCCGATCAAGTTCTTTGGATGATGAAGAGCCCTGTTGTTGTCGCCAAGACGTGGGAGAAGCTCGCTCCTCCTCCTTCTTCTTCGTATTCTTCGTATCCTTCCCCTGGATTCACTAGTTTGGCCAAGGTTGTTCAGTCCGTTGATTTTCCACTGACCGAGCCCAAG TTCAACATGGAGATGGTTGGTGCTGAGTATGGGAACATGCCAAAGAGCTACTCTCTGAACATGTTTAAAGACTTTGTTCCAATGAATGTCCTTTCCGTTGTCGGTCTAGAAG ATCAACCAGCTGCTGAAGGAACGGTAGAACAAAAGTTCGACATGAAGCCACAGGGCGAAGACATTGAAGACTACGCAAGGCTTTGCCGAGAGAGAACAAGCAGATCCATGGTTAAGAACCGACAGATACAG GTTATTGATAATGACCGTGGAGTACATATGAGGCCTATGCCTGGAATGCATGGTTTTGGTTCCTCCAATTCAAAG GAAAAGAGGAAAGCTCTTCCAGTCAAGCAAACAGATATGAAGAGGACGAGGAGAGATCGTGGTGAGCTCGAAGGTATAATGTTCAACCTATTCGAAGGCCAACCAAACTGGACCTTGAAGCAGCTAGTACAGAAGACTGACCAACCAGCGCAGTTTTTGAAAGAGATACTAAACGAGCTTTGCGTTTACAATAAGAGAGGATCGAACCAAGGCACGTATGAGCTTAAACCAGAGTACAAGAAAGCTGGGGAAGATGATACAACAGGTGGACAGTAA